Proteins encoded in a region of the Novibacillus thermophilus genome:
- a CDS encoding TadE/TadG family type IV pilus assembly protein codes for MKRWRRWIGNERGSQLIEFLAVFPMIVMALLFIWQMALVAYTVVVAEAAARDGARVAAVGGDYEAAVERAAYGLDVSSNSYSSSTDYGEEVTVTVTASIPSIKIPFIGKIEETLTADASMPKEDED; via the coding sequence TTGAAACGCTGGAGACGCTGGATTGGAAATGAGCGGGGATCACAGCTGATCGAATTTTTAGCTGTGTTCCCCATGATCGTCATGGCCCTGCTGTTTATTTGGCAGATGGCCCTCGTGGCGTATACCGTCGTAGTCGCGGAAGCAGCCGCCCGCGACGGCGCCCGGGTGGCAGCAGTAGGGGGAGATTATGAAGCGGCCGTTGAACGGGCGGCTTACGGGCTCGATGTGAGCAGTAACAGCTATTCGAGTTCGACAGACTACGGCGAAGAAGTGACTGTGACGGTGACAGCGTCAATTCCGTCTATTAAAATACCGTTTATCGGGAAAATAGAGGAAACGTTGACAGCCGACGCGTCCATGCCAAAGGAGGATGAGGACTGA
- a CDS encoding pilus assembly protein TadG-related protein: MKIPYLNNERGNTLMVVLGLLIAAIFISFIFFDFFTTFANKRVSQTGADAAALGAAQKIKEIYDAKLDDEIEERMDQLREEANHLVDELLGRHEDEEGNTEDDEGEDESEEPEVTEDEAWEEVLDEMDIPDELRDAIRYPWADFDANEALKYLFHNPWYKDIFSFDNDIEEINDVVCEEIVNTESEWREAARYYAVTNGAKEDVDIDFIGDEFRVYVRVKREPSFITVDESLFGEGERDIYAEAEASIKTPTGIDIICD; the protein is encoded by the coding sequence ATGAAGATCCCGTATCTCAATAACGAGAGGGGCAACACGCTCATGGTGGTGCTCGGACTGTTGATCGCGGCCATCTTCATCAGCTTCATCTTTTTTGACTTTTTCACGACGTTTGCCAACAAGCGCGTCAGCCAGACGGGAGCAGATGCTGCCGCTCTGGGTGCAGCGCAAAAGATCAAAGAGATTTATGACGCAAAACTCGATGACGAGATAGAGGAACGAATGGACCAGTTGCGAGAAGAAGCGAACCATCTCGTCGACGAATTGCTGGGAAGACATGAGGACGAGGAAGGAAATACCGAAGACGACGAAGGCGAGGACGAGTCGGAAGAGCCAGAAGTGACAGAAGACGAGGCCTGGGAAGAAGTTCTGGACGAAATGGACATCCCAGATGAGCTTCGCGATGCGATCCGCTATCCGTGGGCAGATTTCGATGCAAACGAGGCGTTGAAATATCTCTTCCACAACCCGTGGTACAAGGACATTTTCTCATTTGATAACGACATTGAGGAAATAAACGACGTCGTCTGTGAGGAAATCGTGAACACCGAATCCGAGTGGCGGGAGGCCGCTCGTTACTACGCTGTCACCAACGGTGCAAAAGAAGACGTGGACATCGACTTTATCGGCGATGAGTTCCGCGTGTACGTTCGCGTCAAACGTGAGCCCTCATTCATTACGGTAGACGAATCACTGTTTGGTGAAGGTGAACGGGACATTTACGCGGAAGCGGAAGCCAGCATCAAAACACCGACAGGAATTGACATCATATGCGATTAG